Proteins from a single region of Catenulispora acidiphila DSM 44928:
- a CDS encoding serine hydrolase domain-containing protein: MATAPHLDQDALRRLHRTIAARVGRGELPGVVTLVARVGDGDDHGDSSGSGSEQVDVGVFGETDLTDGDPLRRDTPFRITSMTKPIVAAAVLSLVDAGILDLDAPIDPFLPELANRRVLTRLDGPLDDTVPADRAITVRDLLTFRLGFGMNGEPPDINPPSPINLAAEERDLVLAQPEPRTAHSPDAWTRLFGELPLMEQPGTRWRYNVGSLVQGVLLARAAKAPLEEVVKERILDPLGMSSTGFHVPEAEARRLPGYYVTDFATGKLTRQPADPWQTWAAPAVFPSGAAGLISTADDYYAFARMLLRRGSHEGRQILSPESVEMMTTNQLTPEQVSEAGFPLNGSGWGMGVSVTADRYGWNGGYGTSWFNDPSRGICAIFLSQTSDAIFNGTTDEFDTLASQAAATDPAS, encoded by the coding sequence ATGGCAACGGCACCCCACCTGGACCAGGACGCCCTCCGCAGGCTCCACCGGACGATCGCGGCACGCGTCGGGCGCGGCGAGCTGCCCGGCGTCGTGACGCTCGTCGCCCGCGTCGGCGACGGCGACGATCATGGCGACAGCAGCGGCAGCGGCTCCGAGCAGGTCGACGTCGGCGTCTTCGGCGAGACCGACCTGACCGACGGCGATCCGCTGCGCCGCGACACGCCGTTCCGCATCACGTCGATGACCAAGCCGATCGTCGCCGCCGCGGTCCTGAGCCTCGTCGACGCCGGAATCCTGGACCTCGACGCGCCGATCGACCCCTTCCTCCCCGAGCTGGCGAACCGCAGGGTCCTGACCCGCCTGGACGGCCCGCTGGACGACACCGTCCCGGCCGACCGCGCGATCACCGTCCGCGACCTGCTGACCTTCCGCCTCGGCTTCGGCATGAACGGCGAGCCGCCGGACATCAACCCGCCATCCCCGATCAACCTCGCCGCCGAGGAGCGTGACCTGGTCCTCGCGCAGCCGGAACCGCGCACGGCGCACTCTCCCGACGCTTGGACCCGCCTGTTCGGCGAACTGCCGCTGATGGAGCAGCCCGGAACCCGCTGGCGCTACAACGTGGGCTCGCTCGTCCAGGGCGTGTTGCTCGCCCGCGCCGCCAAAGCGCCACTCGAAGAGGTCGTGAAGGAACGCATCCTGGACCCGCTGGGCATGAGCAGCACCGGCTTCCACGTCCCCGAAGCCGAGGCGCGCAGGCTGCCCGGCTACTACGTCACCGACTTCGCCACCGGGAAGCTGACCCGACAGCCGGCCGATCCCTGGCAGACGTGGGCGGCTCCGGCCGTCTTCCCCTCCGGCGCGGCAGGGCTAATCAGTACCGCCGACGACTACTACGCCTTCGCCCGCATGCTTTTGCGGCGCGGTTCCCACGAAGGCCGCCAGATCCTCTCGCCGGAATCGGTCGAGATGATGACGACCAACCAGCTCACCCCGGAGCAGGTCTCCGAAGCCGGTTTCCCGCTCAACGGCAGCGGCTGGGGCATGGGCGTGTCCGTCACCGCCGACCGCTACGGCTGGAACGGCGGCTACGGCACATCCTGGTTCAACGACCCGAGCCGCGGGATCTGCGCGATCTTCCTATCGCAGACTTCTGATGCGATCTTCAACGGAACCACGGACGAGTTCGACACCCTCGCATCGCAAGCCGCCGCCACCGATCCCGCCTCGTGA
- a CDS encoding GNAT family N-acetyltransferase has product MPIVIRRADLPAEADEIAKLLTDYITTALQELRETFGVEDSPTDVSSLRDSLQEYSDPSKALFVAQDEAGALVGVAGLRTLEPGVVEIKRMYVVPECRGAHLGSQLLDRLLAEAGRMEARTVRLDTARFMASAQRLYRSRGFAERTPYAGTEIPPHLQQYWIFFELLRP; this is encoded by the coding sequence ATGCCCATCGTCATCCGCCGCGCCGACCTGCCCGCCGAGGCCGACGAGATCGCCAAGCTCCTGACGGACTACATCACCACGGCGCTCCAGGAGCTTCGGGAGACCTTCGGCGTCGAGGACTCCCCGACCGACGTCTCCAGCCTGCGCGATTCCCTGCAGGAGTACAGCGACCCGTCGAAGGCATTGTTCGTCGCGCAGGACGAAGCCGGCGCGTTGGTGGGCGTCGCGGGCTTGCGCACGCTGGAGCCCGGCGTCGTCGAGATCAAGCGGATGTACGTGGTCCCCGAGTGCCGCGGCGCGCACCTCGGCTCCCAGCTGCTCGATCGCCTGCTCGCCGAGGCCGGACGGATGGAGGCGCGGACCGTGCGCCTCGACACGGCCCGCTTCATGGCAAGCGCTCAGCGTCTATACCGGTCGCGCGGGTTCGCCGAGCGGACGCCGTACGCGGGGACGGAGATCCCGCCGCACTTGCAGCAGTACTGGATCTTCTTCGAACTACTCCGTCCTTAG
- a CDS encoding threonine/serine dehydratase — MSTPVITEADVKTAADRIASRVRRVTVAPADPGTVPRASAVWLAAEYMQHGGSFKARGALNLALHHLENGTMPEEGITIASGGNAAIAAAWAGRAAGIKVTVFLPATAPTIKIAKLRALGADVRLEGTVYAHALEASIQHADETGALLSHAYDNPLVAAGAGTCAAEIRDLIPDVDTVMVAVGGGGFFAGTAAAMFPHGVRVIAVEPENCRALNAALEAGGPTDVDVESVASDSLGARRVSETAYQLATNPLATSVLVTDEQIIAARTALWEHRRVLVEHGAAAALAALLSGRYSPSEGERIAVVLCGANTDPSDLAH, encoded by the coding sequence ATGAGCACCCCCGTCATCACCGAGGCCGACGTCAAGACCGCCGCCGACCGCATCGCCTCCCGGGTACGCCGCGTCACCGTCGCCCCCGCCGATCCCGGCACCGTGCCACGAGCCTCAGCGGTATGGCTGGCCGCCGAGTACATGCAGCACGGCGGCTCTTTCAAAGCCCGCGGCGCGCTCAACCTCGCCTTGCACCACCTCGAGAACGGGACCATGCCCGAGGAGGGCATCACCATCGCCTCCGGCGGCAACGCCGCGATCGCCGCCGCCTGGGCCGGTCGCGCCGCCGGTATCAAGGTCACCGTCTTCCTCCCGGCGACCGCGCCGACGATCAAGATCGCCAAGCTCCGCGCGCTCGGCGCCGACGTGCGCCTCGAAGGCACCGTCTACGCCCACGCCCTCGAAGCCTCCATCCAGCACGCGGACGAAACCGGAGCCCTGCTCTCCCACGCCTACGACAACCCCCTGGTCGCCGCCGGCGCCGGAACCTGCGCCGCCGAGATCCGCGACCTGATCCCGGACGTGGACACCGTCATGGTCGCCGTCGGCGGAGGCGGCTTCTTCGCCGGAACCGCCGCCGCGATGTTCCCGCACGGCGTCCGCGTCATCGCTGTGGAGCCCGAGAACTGCCGCGCCCTCAACGCTGCGCTGGAGGCCGGAGGCCCGACCGACGTCGACGTGGAGTCCGTCGCCTCTGACTCCCTCGGCGCGCGGCGCGTCTCGGAAACGGCCTACCAGTTGGCCACGAACCCTCTGGCGACCTCCGTCCTGGTCACCGACGAGCAGATCATCGCGGCCCGCACCGCGTTGTGGGAGCACCGCCGGGTGCTGGTGGAGCACGGCGCCGCGGCCGCGCTGGCCGCGCTGCTGTCCGGGCGGTACTCCCCCAGTGAGGGCGAACGGATCGCTGTCGTGCTCTGCGGCGCGAACACCGATCCGTCCGACCTGGCTCACTGA